ACTTCTTTTTAACGTTTTTGCTGCTCCATTGGATGCAGAGATGCCTGAATCCCGCTTGCGTTTGGAAGTGTGGTCGTCCGTCTGCGCTCAACTAATATCCAACGGCAGTAGTAGATTCTATCCTCTTATCGGCCAGATCCTTTCTTCTTGGACCACCGGCAGCACCTGGAAAGCCCGCCCCAAATTTGAACTATACCTAATGGACATTTTACAAACCGGTGCTTTTCTCCTAGAGCCCATAGCCACACCACCCGGGCTGGATTTTTCCATGGACTCCCTGGACCCCATGCGAACGGATGTTGCGGAGGAATTCTTTGCTTCTGCCGTGGATGACTTGTTCCGTGTACTTGATGACCTCGATGGCGGCTTTCCTCATGCCGTCTTACAGTTTGCAAAGGCCGTTTTGCGCAAGTTGGATAATCCCGAGACCCGCCGTCGCTTCTTGGAGTTTTTATTCCTCCAGTGGTTCTTTTCAAAGTTCCTCTATCACGCATTGACATATCCTGAGGTACATGAGCCTCTAACCCTTGGTAAAATTGCGAAGCTGACTCCAACCTGCCATTGCTCTGATAGACACACGGTCTTCTCTTAGACTTTCACATCAGAAAAGATGCCCGCGAGAAATTGTTGAACCAGATTGGGCACCGTGCATACGCTCAAGTTTTCGCTGTTTTGCGTTCAATGTACGTCCTCCTAGCTTGAACTCTACAGAGTTCGAAATTGTTGCTGATATATTCAAGGCATCATTTCTCCATCCCTCGTCCGATTATCAAGGGCCGTCTCGAAAACATGCTCTCTCGATTCCAGGACACGATTCCGCCGGAGGTATCGATTGACCCCTCCATTCCCTCTCTACAGGCATCACTTTCTCACCGACGAAAGTCACCTTCGACTTTCCTGATGATGTCTGCTTTGGATGTTCTCACACTCCTAGACACTCTTTTCCACCAGACCCCTTCGTCTTTGCATTCTTCACCAGCCTCTACAGGAGTTCATTCTTGGCCATCCAGTACACCATTATCTTTCAACCTCCGACCGTACTCACTTATGGACTCTGAAATCGCTCGTTTCAAGCACGACACAAGCTCATACCCCACCTCACATGATGGTTCCATATTCTCAGTGGAATCTCGTTCCATCGTAGTGCCGGAAAATAGCCTCTCTGAACAGGCTGCTCGCATTCGGTTCGAGCTAACTGACTTAGATCATCCTAATGAGCGGTTGGGCTTAGAGCACCCCTCGGACGAGCATTGGACTATCTTCTCTGTTGCAGCGGATGGCCATGGCTTAACATGGAGTATTCTCCCTGATAGCAGATATGAAATGCCCAAAGGCCCGATTATAGAAAGTGAAGAGGACGCAGAATCCACGACTCTAGGGCTGGAGGAGAATCATGAAGCGTTGCAGACCGCGATCATTCGACTTGTCAAGGAGAACCTCATTCAAGATGCAGACGACTATGGCCTCCTTTCACAGAAAACTACTCAGCCAGTTGCCTTGTCCTTGAAGCAGCGGTTCAACGAAGCGATGTTTTGCTGCCACCATGCCTCCGATTTTGTTGGTGCGCACTACTGGTGGAATGCTTCACGGCAGCTCGGGCAACGAGGAGAGCCTAGCTCATCTAGAACCACAGACGATTCATGGATCTTGGGCCCGATGCATGAGAATTACAGTCGTTCGCTGACCCAGTCACGAGCTGTCATTGAACGGTGTGAGAGTGACTTTGTGTCTCTAGATCACAGTCTCCACCGGCTCCAAACTCAAGTCAAAGACCTGACGGCCACATTTGGCAAGATCCGAGACAAGATGTGGTACATGAGCGACGTCAAAAACTCTATTAGATATGAAGAAGCCAAGCATGTGGCGATGGCTTTGAAAACGATGATCTACTCAGCCAGACTCTTCAGCCAGTGCCCCGAAGAACAGCGTTCGCGTTACGGGGCCAGGTCTTTGGGTGGCTCCTTGTTCCAGAAACCCGAAGTGCAAGTTATGAACATGATGAAGGCACCCAGTAGTCAGGGTGGACCAAATAAGCTGTCTGACGAGCAAGTTGAGCTGACTCAGAAATGGTTGTCGCACAATGGAATCGACAATTTCTGCaagggagaagaaagaatTCATCGATTCTGTTACGAGGTCCAAATGAGCATCAATAAACTAGTTGGTGAAACGATGGCCGAGACACCGGTGTTATGGGCAAGTGAGCTTTTCCAGAGGGAACGCTCAAAATATGAGGGTTACGGCTCTCACAAATTCCCAGCAATGTCCACGCCTAGCACTCCTAGGCCCTCAACGACCACAAGCGAAGACACAAATTCTGCGTCCCACTTCTATGGTGCCAATATGCCTATGCCTGATCCCATGTCCCGTCTCTCTCAAGATACCCCGTCTTTGGGCCGTAAGCCCTCCATTCAAAGCATATTCTCCGATAAATGGAGGCCTCAACGTGACTTGCCTTTAATCGACATATCTTCTCTCGGATGTTCACCTAGCCGTGCTGCTTCGACATCCACCGGTGACACCTACAGTACATTCTGGTCTGCACCCCAGCGGCACCCTGTGTATGCCGCAAGCGCGTCGAGCGTGTACTCACGGCCACCGTCTATGTTCAGTGAGACGGCAACCCGTCAGCTCCATCGCGTTGAATGCAAGACATACGGGAAGACGGTGTTCATGGATAACTTGAGACAAACACTGACTAGTTTGCTTTTGAGCGATCTGGGATCTCCAGTATGGAGTTGTGGTAGTGAAACCGATGCCTGGTTCACCAATGCACTGGACCAGAAACGCATTCAGGTGGAAATGCGTCGACGAGCTTCTGTCCAGAAATTCTACGTCGATCATGAAGAGCGCTCCAAGCATCTTGGTCAGCAACGTGGCTCATTGAAAGGCTGCCGGAGCAGGTCTCTGGACAACTTGCGTGTACCTGAAGACAAGGCTCCTCATGTAGACGCTTCGTCGCAGCCACCGCAAGCATCTTTGGAATCGGACGGACAGTTTGCCTTTTCATATAAGGCAGTCTTCCACCGGCTGATCGAAATGTTCTCGCGTCATGGAAATCCCTTTGTGAAGCTCAACGCGTTGCGGGACCTGCGTTCGTTGGTGGTTGCATCGCTCATTCCGCTACAAGATTCCAATTTCCCTACTACTCCCAGCTCTTCCACGGGAGAAAATGACAGGATGCGGAGCAGTTCTCAACTCCACCGGGTTACTCGCCACAGTTTTTCAGAGGTGCGGCCTAACAACCTACCACAGATGGACCCAGTgctgccttcttcttcttcttcttcttcttcttctcctcccgAGTCGATCACATATGGCTCCCACCGATCTGACTACTCCACTCCCTCGGAAGCACAAATTGTGGCAACCTTGCGGGATCTAATTCTAGAAGTGAAACCGAAGACCCTTTTCAGGGACTTGCAGTTTATTTCAGCGTTCGTTCCAGGAGATCAGCTAAACAAGACGGACCGCGGGACAGCCTTCCTCCAATTCGGTCTGGCCGCACTGAGCCTCAAAGAAGAAATTTGCCACAGTATGGTCGAGATCGCCGACCGAATTGTCTTCCAGGAGCTCTCCCATCGTCATCCTCCCTTTGCCTCGGACTTCCAATCCCATCCCAGCCGCGCTATCCAAGACGCAGCGGGCATgtggatcatcactgctaAAGAGGGCAACCCAGTCGCACAGCGCGAACTTGCAATCCTTTATCTGACTCACCCGGAGCTTCTCCCGCGCGTGACACTCCCTCTGACCCTCCCGCGGGATACTTtcaaggcggagatgatgtATCGACGCGACAAAGACTCTAAATCGGACCCACAGAGCATGTGTCTGGCGCTGCACTGGATGCAGTTGTCGGCCAACGGTGGGGATAATCTTGCTCGGAACCGACTTCGTGAACGTGAGGAGTTTGACTCCATCGCATGATATGCTTCTGAGACTTCGTGGCCTGTCTGTTGTTTTGGCCTTGCTGTatgttgttgtttttttttgtcaatGGTTTGTTCGCTGGTTCGATCTTTCATTCCCtatctcttcttttctctcccaCATTTACCTTCACTTTTCCCCCTTATCTTCTACATCTTGATTATTACGTCCTTGCATATATATCCTTATACCCCTGTTCGGGCGATCTAGTTAGGTGTTTTTAGGCATGCGTGGACTTTGGAACTCTTGCCTCGGGTTTCTGTCTAGGCTTGACTCTGGAACATGACTAGCGTTCTTGAATGCATTGAAAGGCTTGGTGATTTGTCGTGCCGATCCTAGCTTAATACTATATGCCCTTGTATATGCGTTTCTACAAGCAACGTTCGTATCCCTCTGTGCTAGAGTTTTGTTTGTAGTCACTTTTGAAGGTTCAAGGCAAAGGTGTCATACGCTGCCAATTTTGCAAGTTGTTTTTACGGCTATCACACAGCGTCAAAGTAGAAATTTCCACCTGGACAACCTAGTAACACGGTATATCTCGTCAATCTGATAAACGTTAGCTAAGCTGGATTCGGTGTCGGGCAGATGACCGGGCCGACGTCATCGGGTGGATTTGCACCCCCACCACTTGACTTATACTCattcttttctttgcttCACCTCGTGTTGTGAGCTGCCTTTTTTTATCCGAGTCAGGCTGTTGGTTTGGATTGATCGGTTTTTCTTCGTACCAACCACATCAGGTGGTGCTCAGCctgtgtctttttttttcgcccGGATTGCAGAGAACTTTGTGGCTTGTGATATAATCAAAATAAAACAGGCCACATCCTTTTGATTTCTCTGATTCCCCACCCTTGAAAATCACTCTTCTTACTACATCGTCCACTTGCAAATTGGGCGACACCCGGTCTTTGCCTACCACCATCCCACCATGACTACCGCATCGCACATGCCGGCCAAGGCGCACAGCTCCGATGATGTGCATCATCGGCCAAGAGGTAAGTTCAAACTGCATCAGCATCTAACGGTGACCAAAAGCTATGAGAAgacctaaaaaaaaaatgcgtTCTTGGTCTAACTAAACAGGCATTCTAAAGAACTCCAACTCCTTCCAAGGCGCCTCCGCTACGATGGCACCTATCTCCCCACCCTCCGCTCTAACAATCTCCGAGACCGAAGAGACGAAGGAACTCACCATCCAGAACACCCTGCAGAATGCAGGCCATCGGCGATCCTCATCCACCACGCACCCAGGCTCTCACTCGCGTCGACAATCGTTAGCCAGCGCCTATGACGAAAACGAGCCCCGTTTAAAATGGGACGAAGCAAATCTGTACCTGACCGAGCAGGAGAAGACAGCAAAGATGAAGATCGATGAACCCAAGACTCCTTACGCGCCCCACTACGATCCCAGCGAAGATGATGAGCAGATGCGGCTCGACGAGGCAGAGGCACAGGAAACCTTAATCGACGCGCAGGGTATTGTCGTCGATGAGCTGGACGAGCCCACCAACCCCACCCAACACCGGAAGGGTGTGTCAGAGGATGAAATCCCTGACCTGGAGCTCGGTGAGCCGGAGGAAAGTATCCAGGACACTGCTATGGACGACCCTCGCGTCTTCCGTGACCGTAGCATGAGCACGGATTCGCACAAGAGCGAGAAGCATGTTCATGTCGGCGTGGAGAATGCAAATGGTGCCGAGGCGCCTGAGCATGATCCGCTTTTGACGACTGAAGAGGCCCGCGTGAAGCACGCTCATTTTGAGCAGCAGCGTAGGAGGCACTATGAGATGAGGAATATTAAGGAGCTCCTTGCGTATGTCTGTCCGGGGTTGGTACTGATACTTTGTGATCTTTGTGAGCTGACGTTATATATCTAGCCATCCCGAGGATTTAGATGAGGAAATGGAAGATACCGACGAATCGGACCCTGGCCTCCCGCCGCCTGCCTCCAATGCCTGAACGGTTTCGCAACAACGAACAATGGAGATTGGCTGGCTTTCTAGTCTGCTTCTGGTCTTTTCCTGTGCTTTGTTATCTTTGGGTCTGGTTCTTTCACCCTACGGTGGTTCTTATTGATTTCAGATTACCGTTGAACCAGTCTCTCCTGTCCTGTATTCtgtcttctcttcttctgtgtaTATTCCCCCGGTGAGACTCCCTTTCCTGGGATTTTAATTCTTGCTCGTTTCCTAGTCCGGATTTTCACCTGGCAAATGATTTCTTCGCTCTAAACTGAGGTCCATCCTCTGTGATTCTTCGATTCATGTAAAAATGAATACCTGATTTACGCTACCGGACCTCTCGTAGCATTAGCATCTCAACTTCACATTTTCTTGTCTTAATAAGCTCTCAAGATCTGAAGATCGTCCCGGAGCTTGTCCCACACGGACATCAAGGCAAAAATGGCTATGTTTGTCGTGTCAGACAAGCCCTAATTGTCTTAACAATGCTATCTGTGCCAACAAGCATCTGTAATTGAAAGAAAGGCTCAGATTATAACATTCAGGTGGCATTCGCTAGAACCACTGGACATCAATGCACATCGAAGACGGGGTTCACATTGGTcggaattgaaaaaaagcaatCATAACATTGGATTTGCAACTAAGGTATGGAGTACAGAGTACCGATGTCTCATAAATTGCTTGACTTCGGGCAAATCTAGGCTATGTCCCTCCTAAGCCATCTGCTTTTGGCACTTCTCTTTCACCTGGAATTTTCCCTCCCAActtttttctccttttcgTTTTCTTAATTGATCCAGAAGAGCGGTTTAATTGATAAACCCAGCCTTTCTAAAATGTTTCCTTTATCGGATTACAAGACACAGCTTTTAGGACCAAAATGGGGGTGTCGCTGGCGCTCGTCGGATACATTTGTTCTCAGCAGTATGTCCATGGCATTATTTACAGGTTCGTGCATTGAAATAGGACATTGAAGAAACTGAATCTTACTTGATGACCGAAATTGCTTTCTCTAGACGAATTGCTCTTCGCCTTTATGGTCCCATTGCTCCCTCACATCTTCGAGATCCGCCTAGGGCTAGACACATCCCTCACGCAGCGATTGACCTCCATTTTTCTAGTTGAAGGGGCATTGATATCCATTATCTCGAGTCCATTTATCGGGGACATAGCCGATCGAGCTAGCTCCAAGAAGTTACTACTACTGGTGTTGCTAGTACTGACCCTGATCAGTGTGATCTGTCTGTCAATCACAACATCCCGTAAGTTTTAGGTCTGTTGCTGTGAGCTGCACTACCTCACAGCGTACTAACATACTAACTCGTTCCCAGTGCCATGGCTCTTCATCGGTCGTTTCTGCCAATGCATTGTCAGCAACGCACTATACATCGTCGGCATGGCCACAATGGCCGAGAACATCGGGTCAGAACACATGGGCAAGATAGCAGGGCTGAGCTCGATCCTCACAGCAGCTGGAACGTGTTCTGGTCCTGTCATGGCTGGGTTTCTCTTTGGAATCGGAGGATATTGGACTGCATGGGCCGGCGCGGCCCTATTTCTCGTTGCAGACATCATCATGCGTCTACTCATGATTGAAACCCCGCAGAAACGCCATCACAACGGATCCCTATGCGCTGAAGAACCTCTACCCTCGTCGGAAACAGGGCCGCTTCTCAGTGGAGATCGGTCTTCGGCTACTGAGGAAATCGGCGGCTGGCGCTTCTACCTTTGCCTTCTCCGTCAACCTCGCTTTGCAGCGGGGATTGTATCTTATTTTGTCTTTGCGCTGTTTATCGCCAGTTTCGAGTCCACGATCGCGATGCATGTCCGTGCTActtttggttggggtgttTTCCCAGTCGGGCTTTTGTTCGCGTCTATACAGGGACCTGGGATGATCCTGGCTCCTCTGGTTGGGGTGTTGAAAGACCGTGTGGGATCGAAGGTCCCTACTACCACTGGATTCATCTTTCTTGCGCCTTTCATGTGGGCTCTTGGTGTCGCtggggatgagcgctttcCGTGGGCTACCTTGGGAACTAGAGGCAAGATCATATATGGCGTCTGTACGACTATGATTGGGTGTTTTATGTGCTTGCTCATGGGGGTTGGGACGATGGAAGCAACTGGTAAATATGGGACACTATTGCTGGGATCCAGAAtgctaatttttttttttttttcagcaACCGTTGATGAATTGGAGGGCTTGCATCCTGGCATATTTGGTCCCTATGGCGGGTACTCTCGTGCTGTTGCAGTCACAAATATGACTTGGATGTCTGGTTTACTCGTCGGACCCATCTTGGCTGGCTATATGGTCGAGAGATTTGGATATCTTGAGCTGCAGTGGGTACTCGGTAAGTTGTGTATATTCGAGGCTGGCTTCCCACTCTAATGACATATAGTGGTCGTTTCCTTGCTGGCTAGCGTCAACGCTGCCGTGAACCTCAGTTCAGCCAGTCCTCAAAAGAAAGAGTTGGATAATGACTTCGGGGCTGATGAACTTTAACTGCAATTCTAGAAGAGGA
Above is a window of Penicillium digitatum chromosome 2, complete sequence DNA encoding:
- a CDS encoding Chromatin assembly factor 1 subunit A is translated as MVEHQEDPSSLLSTTTEQIPAFPKVNTPCDLSHRAQDPASVPLPPSPPGSPVMSPAFALESPLNVGPGESGGSGRASSKVEAPSNGHNPGPVAASIVPVPVEDVSQISFEDFATRYHQNQRKHAQRKRLENRLRATKVSIGVSARMVRVGLIAQRGLVEALRHDDKASFVALYHTLQDLQEPCSVPALNDGQTDSADEQPSLGTDIGRFPDFLHQLSPQSRTDFLEILRLVRSDPQFLVDRLQSLSSSQLAAFTSPATALDTNDPTFPSTSRARAQSFLNRSAAFKDHAYAFERTDPLSILLFNVFAAPLDAEMPESRLRLEVWSSVCAQLISNGSSRFYPLIGQILSSWTTGSTWKARPKFELYLMDILQTGAFLLEPIATPPGLDFSMDSLDPMRTDVAEEFFASAVDDLFRVLDDLDGGFPHAVLQFAKAVLRKLDNPETRRRFLEFLFLQWFFSKFLYHALTYPETHGLLLDFHIRKDAREKLLNQIGHRAYAQVFAVLRSMHHFSIPRPIIKGRLENMLSRFQDTIPPEVSIDPSIPSLQASLSHRRKSPSTFLMMSALDVLTLLDTLFHQTPSSLHSSPASTGVHSWPSSTPLSFNLRPYSLMDSEIARFKHDTSSYPTSHDGSIFSVESRSIVVPENSLSEQAARIRFELTDLDHPNERLGLEHPSDEHWTIFSVAADGHGLTWSILPDSRYEMPKGPIIESEEDAESTTLGLEENHEALQTAIIRLVKENLIQDADDYGLLSQKTTQPVALSLKQRFNEAMFCCHHASDFVGAHYWWNASRQLGQRGEPSSSRTTDDSWILGPMHENYSRSLTQSRAVIERCESDFVSLDHSLHRLQTQVKDLTATFGKIRDKMWYMSDVKNSIRYEEAKHVAMALKTMIYSARLFSQCPEEQRSRYGARSLGGSLFQKPEVQVMNMMKAPSSQGGPNKLSDEQVELTQKWLSHNGIDNFCKGEERIHRFCYEVQMSINKLVGETMAETPVLWASELFQRERSKYEGYGSHKFPAMSTPSTPRPSTTTSEDTNSASHFYGANMPMPDPMSRLSQDTPSLGRKPSIQSIFSDKWRPQRDLPLIDISSLGCSPSRAASTSTGDTYSTFWSAPQRHPVYAASASSVYSRPPSMFSETATRQLHRVECKTYGKTVFMDNLRQTLTSLLLSDLGSPVWSCGSETDAWFTNALDQKRIQVEMRRRASVQKFYVDHEERSKHLGQQRGSLKGCRSRSLDNLRVPEDKAPHVDASSQPPQASLESDGQFAFSYKAVFHRLIEMFSRHGNPFVKLNALRDLRSLVVASLIPLQDSNFPTTPSSSTGENDRMRSSSQLHRVTRHSFSEVRPNNLPQMDPVLPSSSSSSSSSPPESITYGSHRSDYSTPSEAQIVATLRDLILEVKPKTLFRDLQFISAFVPGDQLNKTDRGTAFLQFGLAALSLKEEICHSMVEIADRIVFQELSHRHPPFASDFQSHPSRAIQDAAGMWIITAKEGNPVAQRELAILYLTHPELLPRVTLPLTLPRDTFKAEMMYRRDKDSKSDPQSMCLALHWMQLSANGGDNLARNRLREREEFDSIA
- a CDS encoding Protein phosphatase inhibitor 2 (IPP-2) codes for the protein MTTASHMPAKAHSSDDVHHRPRGILKNSNSFQGASATMAPISPPSALTISETEETKELTIQNTLQNAGHRRSSSTTHPGSHSRRQSLASAYDENEPRLKWDEANLYLTEQEKTAKMKIDEPKTPYAPHYDPSEDDEQMRLDEAEAQETLIDAQGIVVDELDEPTNPTQHRKGVSEDEIPDLELGEPEESIQDTAMDDPRVFRDRSMSTDSHKSEKHVHVGVENANGAEAPEHDPLLTTEEARVKHAHFEQQRRRHYEMRNIKELLAHPEDLDEEMEDTDESDPGLPPPASNA
- a CDS encoding Major facilitator superfamily domain, general substrate transporter, which encodes MGVSLALVGYICSQQYVHGIIYSVICLSITTSLPWLFIGRFCQCIVSNALYIVGMATMAENIGSEHMGKIAGLSSILTAAGTCSGPVMAGFLFGIGGYWTAWAGAALFLVADIIMRLLMIETPQKRHHNGSLCAEEPLPSSETGPLLSGDRSSATEEIGGWRFYLCLLRQPRFAAGIVSYFVFALFIASFESTIAMHVRATFGWGVFPVGLLFASIQGPGMILAPLVGVLKDRVGSKVPTTTGFIFLAPFMWALGVAGDERFPWATLGTRGKIIYGVCTTMIGCFMCLLMGVGTMEATATVDELEGLHPGIFGPYGGYSRAVAVTNMTWMSGLLVGPILAGYMVERFGYLELQWVLVVVSLLASVNAAVNLSSASPQKKELDNDFGADEL